DNA sequence from the Vicia villosa cultivar HV-30 ecotype Madison, WI linkage group LG3, Vvil1.0, whole genome shotgun sequence genome:
TGCGGAACTGTCTTCCTGATAAATATTAAttgagaagaagagagattattCATTCAAATCTGGACATGTCATGTGTTTTCTGCCACGTTTGTTCTTCTGTTGCATTATGGTGAAAACTTCATAAAAGCCAAGAAACAGATAGggataaaaaaactcaaaaatatagtGAGGTTTATCAAAACTATATTTTGGAAATGGAGAATTATAAGAGATATTTGAACTTTTAATGTTTTTATAAGTTTTGTATCCTATGTTTCCTATTTAagccattttaatttttataggtTATGAATCCTCTGTATTCCTGTTTAAGGCAGGATGATTGTGAAACACAGAAGACAATTCGTTCTCCTTTTAAATTGTCTTTTGTTTTTGGGCAAGATTTTGGGCAAGAATACTCTCGTACTCTATGAATGATAAGTTTTGCTTGTAAAAAATTGTAATTaatctaaaattatttatattatttaaaaaaattcaactaaaaaaccattacccttaaatatataaaataattttaatggttaccctaattaaaatacaaataaaaataatatatctaattttataatttagaGATCTTTttaatttgagatctttgatACAAATTATTAATGGAATGCATTTTGATAATTTACCTTTCAGTTTTTATTCAACAATCTACCactcacaaaaataaaaacatgtgtctaacaacatgtttttttctctttatttttttataattgataACTACATTATCTTTGTGTTTTAATACACATAAAAGTGTTTATGTCTTTAAGTATTCCCATGAATAATCatgattgttctattgagaaaataagaaaacatggtgACAACAATTGAGTCTCGGCCACACAATAAACaaaccattaaaataaaatttcataaattacatgagATTTTTTTTACAGATGAGTAAGGCATAAATAATttgtatgttatttttttaaaatgaatattatGAAAAGAATctcccaaaaaaaattaaaagaattatattatgaaaagaaattatataatttaaataaaaataaaatatcaatattaaaaaaatatattcaaaataatttaaaatatacacaataagataaaacaaatttcccactttaaaaattcaaatataaaaatatacaaaatgtgagaaaagtaaaatgaaagagATTGCATTTTTAGAGAGGGAGATAGAAAAAAAAATCGGATTACAATTTTCCactaaactcaaaaatattttatttcaaacaagtctagttatacagCAGAGAGTCAACTATCTTTCAAACAATTTTCCACTAATCTCACACATTTTTTCAATAAGACTATATAAAAAATATGGTTAAAAAAAAGtggtgaaaaaaatattagtctatgataaataaataaaaacataaaaataattttcacttatttatatagcaacataaaattaatttttttggaggCAGAGTCTGCGGAACTGTCTNNNNNNNNNNNNNNNNNNNNNNNNNNNNNNNNNNNNNNNNNNNNNNNNNNNNNNNNNNNNNNNNNNNNNNNNNNNNNNNNNNNNNNNNNNNNNNNNNNNNgaaaacaaagagcaaagcaattaagagcccatggaaaaccatggatgcaaagggtgccttacaccttccctttgcataattaccccccgaatcctattttttatttaaaaggtttttcctgttctttaagcctttctgattaatttggataaaataaaagtcggtggcgactcatgcttaaccgcgacatttcgaataaagtcagttcaccgtattacagaactggcgactctgctagggagaattttcttataaaagaggggttaccttaaaagtttaggaacactttaaatgttttctattgttttctttgtttgttttatttttcaggggcgttttgggaattaactgaaggacgaatcctacacccggattcaagtacatctaagataggaagtggcatagtcatggcgacctccttcatgtatgtggaggattggtcaatatgagagttcacgcttaagttaggcctctatgggtgtttgcatgcttctcttgtatgagggaggttcgtgcggatgtctgtgggtgagtcggagcttaaggacctttagttacctttaacccatcttgacttttaggaacgtagtggggggactactcttgatgtatgttgagagcatagtcgctacccgatactacaactcagataggttcattctcaaagtatcattgcatggtatgtatgtatcatgttcgagggtgctttaggagggctgacaattctgggtaactcggtagaacccgttgcggatatcatcttcatccttagaaacacctttgggaagggtatctcacatgatttaaaactccatgcaagccaagcctaaggaaattgtgtgatttgtgtggacttatttgtgtttgtgcatcatgcatacatgcatcattcatacatggcatggctaacccatttcaaggaTTTGGGGATTTTTAACCGTATAttgttttgtaggttgtttgaatatggaaaccaaaggccgtaaaccgttcttcctcaatttcaagaaagtacctactcCATTAAAGGTTTTCTGCGATAACATTTCTGGTTCTCTCAGATTCAGTGAGTCTCTCAACATACTTATCGGTTTAGTACGAACTAATGTGGATGAGGTTCTTTTCAACATCATgattcaattctatgatccgttactacattgcttcacttatagagattttcagttggtaccatctttggaagaattctcacaCTTGCTGGGGCTCCCTGTGCTCAACCAAATCCCttatactggtaaagaagaagatcctaagTTGGAAGTCATCGCTGCTGCCCTACACTTGCCAAGATCTGAGATTGATAAAGCTTGGATTAGTAAGAAAGAGTACTCTGGATTACCCCTTGATTTCCTCTACGAAAAAGCGGAGATTTTTGCTAAGGCTTCAAGTATGGATGCTTTGGAAGCTGTTTTGTCTCTTTTAATCTATGGACAAGTTCTATTCTTCCATTATGACAAAATTGTTGATGTGACTGCTATCAAGATATTTCTAAGTAAGAATCCCGTTCCTACTTTACTTGGTGATTTGTTACATTCTATTCACTTCCGAGTATTgaaaaggaaaggttgtgtccTTGGATGTGCTCCGctattgcataagtggtttatttcgcacttagcTCTCTCCGTAAGAAAGAATGAAGGAGGCTTAACTTGGTCtcaaagaattatgaagctttcttttTACAACGTCATTTGGTGCCAAAAGAAGTTTGAAAGAACTTTACTATTTGATAGTTGTGGGGAATTCCCTAATATACCGCTTCTTGGCGTTCGTGGGGGAATAACGTATAATCCTATtctagctcgacatcagtttggttttgctttgaaggaTAAGCCACGTTCCTTGTATCTCAGTTCAGAATACTTCAGCTATGATTCAAATAAGTCAAAGAAAAGAGATCTCTTCATTAAGGCTTGGTCGAAAGTAAAGAAAGTTGGTGCAAAAGATATAGGAAGAAGAAATTACATGCCATGGGACCCGTACTTCcaatgggtttatgatcgagttATGGAATTTGGGATGCCTTACCCTTCTGATACGCCCATAGTACCAAGGGTAGCTCCTCCTGCTGTCCCAATTGCATTCGAGCCGTATGTTCCTACTCCAAATGAAGATCTTGTTGCAACTGTTAACCAACTGAAGAGGGAAAGGGATGACTTTGAGAGACGCTTACGAAAGGTTGAAGCTGAAAAAGAAGTGTTGACACAAGATGCTAAAGAGCGAGAGACTTTACTTGACTATTTTTCTCGTAAATGGAAAATTGAAGATTTCGTTTCCCCGGATCAGATTAACTCATGGGAAAATGAAATTTCTAGGCTTGTTCAAGAAAGAGAGGAAATGATCAAGGCACACAAGGAAGAAGTCAGGGTTCTGAAAAGGAGGCGTCgtcaagaagacaaaaatcctggaatttagacttttattttttttatttgtcattATTCATTTCTTTTTCAGTCTGATGTAACTAAATAATTATGACCTTATGAACtcgtaatttaattaataataatgtcttttttctctttttttaatatgtgttaaaagtccctttaattccttgaaaacattgcatatgcataatcataacattcatgaacattacatcacaggtttcataaaaacaaatgcctcatctttacgctgtttatttcagtaagaaagatggatctcgaacaatctgtcaaacatcttcaggctcagaataaccagttccgaaaaataatctttcacttggccaaggggcaagaagaattaaaggcacttctgaccgagaaggagaagaatcaacataagcatcaaagtggtcaaaataatcagagatccaagcctaagcgatcattttctctgttacccatgccgctgtctcaagttctgcaacaactgctcaatcagaacttgataactctattacctccatattcatttcctactaaACCTAttcctgggtacaagtatcatgcgagatgtgcctatcattcaaatagtcttggtcacgatacagaggattgtggaccgttgaagcataagatccaagatttaattgacgacaagatcattgacttcaactcacctaaggaacctcatatggctaatgatgtgtacaatcggaaaggtcgcaaggAACaccaccaatctgtggggacaactctgatctctacaccagttccacaacaaagacacaagtcagatgcacctaggcgtcagttcacaaagatcaacatgtcactggctcaggcattacaacatctaCTGAAAGCAGACTTGATCATTGCAAGGGATCCTCCTGTGAAACCCAACACTTCCGCccctagctataagcccaatgcgagatgCGCATATCACTCTAATAGCCCTGGCCATGATACAAATAGCTGCTGggcgttgaagaacaagattcaagacttgatcgacgctggtgaaattgaattcaatcatcCCAAGACTTCTGTAGTGATCGCCGCTCCCGTTCCTAGTcacgacaagattgattaatgtttagaaggatgaactttttagatcattagatttactttcatttgaaatttctttttctgtttgtttaaacattcgacttatgatagacattatctgtcttaataataatcattagtgcattgcatatgttttgtcttgaataaacTATTTCGTTaccactcatttttaattatgtctttactttgcatatgttttgtgatactcaatttctgctaagctgtaagccttttaagggaggatgacgagaacgatatcgcaacctcatacagtatgcttttgagcggactatgctgacgatgtacaggcattgtttcaattcctaaacaatgaagatataaggatgttaatccctcgtcaacccctttgagcctaagaagtagaagtttctttcttgtactaatttaaacccttgatcataacctggggcagggtagttctcagttaatttgtctgtgcattctattttaagagaatcattcagtacacctttcaacaaaggtttcaatcaccagcgttcatccgcacacatcaaagaagtatgggaggtgccaatcaaaagccaataatgcttcatcaatcattaagcaaggcagtcaatgtctttcaaagaaaaaaatgaatgaaaaaacatatatacaaagaaaagcctgctaagtcaaaaatcaaaaagaagacttaggcaaaaatcaaggcgtcccgctgactgtatgctcaaaatagacagtttaggcaaaagttaaggatatcaaaaagatgaaagaagaaaagtcaataaattcctgaacaacacaatgttgtgactaccaaaaggaagaagtgactgccatctcaaaaatttctctttgtttgtgaaccatcgtcattatcaaaggtgcaaatccaaaagtctcttggaacctgaatgcataagttgaaattaactgagtttaggactgaagatcatcacgaagaggggtgggtacaatcaaattttgaacctttaccctttgtttcttaaaccgtgaaccaagccacgctacaacccttgaaagtcctaactgaagcatggttagttcaaaagcatactgtcgtaacaaaggtatcccgactccttaaggttcaccacaaatgctgagttggtatttcattttttttacaaacaccacgtttttacaaatatcacgcttttacgtctcatgttttaatgttttcaaaaaactcaagacagacgtatgcattgcatctcatgaattcattattaaacatattctgctacataatttcaaatgttagcaacagaaagaatttgcacagggtacaactaatgactggaagttatcccgacagacaagattactccgagaagcaatgtctcctacgtatacaaggggcatggcacgctttgcccaaatcaatctggggcaatcaagtcaagattcgaagaatctctcaagggcGCCAAAATAattaggggcatgcatccaaatagatctgaagctacttcccaaccaacatgggatattgtctttggcctatgattactaggggcatgtcgcccatagtgcacgtctcataaagtcctcgcgaggcgaatcttgtcaaagtctctactagcgggggcaaatctatgcaagtccagtttgacatcttgatcaatactcagcggtgtgtcctaatcaaatctaggaatggtagttactataatactgggggcaatgttcaaggcatccatgccttcccacaactccgatttcacaagatcatatccccacagagcaattctcaagaagatatcttcaaacatactctcgacaaaagacatagctccccgacagagtttacatcttcaacacggcCGGTCCCCCGACActttgctctcctccaacatggtttatcaatatctcttatccccagtctgggcacatcaagttactgatcatccccaagcaagaaatcataaatccccagctgagcatcttcaagataagatcaaacatcaaaattacaatgacatggagatccaccttctcaatcaagatgtgtcaaatagcataaatcatagtcatacgtcataaatcataaacatattcatacaattgcatacatgttcatacataatacataatgcatcgcgacaaatgcatacataacatgcaaggttctcatttattttgagaatctcgtcacataaacgcattacatgcatcatgacatggcataaaaaactaactttgcctttttcaggttactgctgcagtcaaataaacaacttcaaaacctttcagatctaagtcgataccttggacgattccttaatgatctaccttcagatctaagtcgataccttggacggttccttaatgatctacctttggatctaagtcgataccttggacggttccttaatgatctaccttcggatctaagtcgataccttggacggttccttaatgatctaccttcggatctaagtcgatacctcagacggttccttaatgatctacctttggatctaagtcgataccttggacggttccttaatgtagatgttattgattggctgtattttttggtaaaacaaatagtgtctttatcatgtcaaacctggtgtcatgacatgcattgttttgaagttttttcttgtgcaggcttttacctgatgtcaagaccgatgtcatgacatccgaagctgctgtgttttattatGTTCTCAGCATGGTTGTTTGATCTGTTAagactttgcgcgcctcttttggaaactttggatattgtttCGCTTCAGAACAACGTTATGCGATGTTTATTCATAGGATCTGTGATTTATGGAAATGGTtttaaattaggtttaaaactaatattggatccaaggcccagctgctgcaaggttatttataacaTTTGAAGAAGCTGCTGTATTTTTTTTAGGGGTTTGCCGTCAAGAAGTTGGTTGTGTTTTTCGTTTGtgttgtagttttcttgtaagccaaacaatcatgatgatgattgtcttggtctatgtgttttgttttgagttgtaaaaggtactcaaagcttttaagcaagagaaccattgtacttgatcaaagcttttaagcaagatcaagttgtgttttgaagagtgtcttcttttgtttttcatctgttagttcttcatcactgctgtgattgagggggagtgagtaggagctctggtctagcggtttagattgaagttgcattgggtagatattaagtgaaaggcgtaatattgagttgtattaccttgaattaatattacttatagtggacttcctccctggcttggtagcccccagatgtaggtgtgtttgcaccgaactgggttaacaattttcctgtgttgttttctgtttacactttgttcatttgtttaaaaacattcagatagtgatgtcgtgacatcctgtaagacatcacgtgtctgagtccagaatttcaattggcatcagagcaggcaccctgcctgttttcactgggtgagatctagggaaggtattttctggttcgatggacaaagaaggtggtggatttataatgagaccacccattctggatggctctaattatgattattggaaacctctcatggtggcttttctgaaatctgtgaatagcaaagcatggagagctgtgaacaaaggatgggaacatcctgttattactgataaagatggcaacaaaactcttaaaccagaggaagagtgggacaaagatgaagaggcattggcgcttggcaactctaaagctctaaatgctttattcaatggaattgacaaaaatatattcagactggtgcaccagtgtgaactagccaaagatgtctgggatatcctaaagactactcatgagggcacctccaaagtgaagatgtcaagacttcaactgctaactacaaaatttgaaaatctaaggatgagggatgatgaaagtattaaggattttcatatgaatttactcgatattgctaatacctcaggagctttgggagaaaaaatgtctgatgaaaagttggtaaggaaaatccttagatccctacctaagagatttgatatgaaagttacagccatagaagaggcacaggatatcagcaaaatgaaggtagaagagttaattggatctcttcaaacctttgagatgggaatcagtgaaaattctgaaaagaagaacaagagcatagcctttgtgtccaactctcaagaggaagtagaggaaagtagagaagagaatctatctgaatctatagctatgcttggcaaacaattcaacaaaattataagaagaatggatcagaagccaagacctaatgtcaagaacatctcacctgacatcagtagatcttatgactctggcagaggagttaaaccagaagaaaagtacaaccacaacaaagggattcaatgtcatggatgtgaagggtatggtcatattagagctgaatgccctacttatctcaagaaacaaaagaaaggattgtcagtctcctggtctgatgaagattctgagagtgattttgaagaagaatcagccaaacatgtcacagctcttactggagtttgcaattctgatgaagattctaggaaagacgagctaacctttgaagaactggcagtttcctacagaaagctgtgtatcaaatgtgctgaagtgtgtcaacaaggtgaaaagcagaagaaatacatagctcagttggaggctgataacaaagagcttaatgaaactatatttgaactgaatggtgaaactatcctgttacaatccaaacttgatcagatgtcaaaatcagtaaaaatgttgaacagtggcacggatatgttggaggaaatcttgcaggttggaaaaagttcaagagatatgtctggtataggatttgttggtgcaaagaaatatgtccaagatagtagcagaactaaacctgaagctgagatgttgaagccgatgtcaaaacatgtgactcaacatcacgagagaggtgaaatgaagagaaagtttcaaagatggagatgtcattactgtggaagatttggacacattaagcctttttgcttcagactatatggatatccaAATCAAGTTCcttcttacaaacctaagcagatcatgcccatccagaagcaacaatggaaacctaaaagtatggccttaatagcccatacatctcttagagtttcagccaaagaagactggtattttgatagtggatgttccagacacatgactggactcaagaatctgcttgttgatatcaaaagtcattctactagttatgtaacctttggtgatggagctaaaggagaaatcaaaggagttggaaaattagactgttcaggagtgccaaatttagaaggtgttttgttggtcaagggcctgacagctaacctcataagcatcagtcaactatgtgaccaaggataccaagtcaacttcactaaagctgagtgtgtggttactaataaagaaaaggaagtagtaatgaggggtgtcagatccaaagataactgctacttgtgggtgtctcatgaatccagctactctactgtttgttctaaagaagaagaagcaaagctgtggcaccaaaaacttggtcaccttcatctaagaggtatgaaaagaattatttctctggaagctgtaagaggaattcctaagctacaaattgatgaaggaaaaatatgtggtgaatgtcaggtaggaaaacaaaccaggatgtcacatccaaaggttaaacatttgactacttccagagttcttgaacttctacatatggacttgatgggaccaacgtaaatagaaagtcttggaggaaagaagtatgcttatgtggttgtggatgactactccaggtacACTTGGGTGAACTTtatcagagaaaagtcagatgtgtttgatgttttcaaggacctatgtcaaagaattcaaagagaaaaagaaaatggtgttgtgagaattagaagtgatcatggaaaggaatttgagaatcaaaagtttgctgaattctactcctctgaag
Encoded proteins:
- the LOC131658342 gene encoding uncharacterized protein LOC131658342, which produces MDALEAVLSLLIYGQVLFFHYDKIVDVTAIKIFLSKNPVPTLLGDLLHSIHFRVLKRKGCVLGCAPLLHKWFISHLALSVRKNEGGLTWSQRIMKLSFYNVIWCQKKFERTLLFDSCGEFPNIPLLGVRGGITYNPILARHQFGFALKDKPRSLYLSSEYFSYDSNKSKKRDLFIKAWSKVKKVGAKDIGRRNYMPWDPYFQWVYDRVMEFGMPYPSDTPIVPRVAPPAVPIAFEPYVPTPNEDLVATVNQLKRERDDFERRLRKVEAEKEVLTQDAKERETLLDYFSRKWKIEDFVSPDQINSWENEISRLVQEREEMIKAHKEEVRSDVTK